From Caldisalinibacter kiritimatiensis, one genomic window encodes:
- a CDS encoding diacylglycerol/lipid kinase family protein — translation MVKYYGGGMKISPMAEIDDGFFVLCVIKEIPKIKLLVLFPSVFKGEHKKYNKYVRFYKAKNINIKTKDNLYLNVDGEIYETNKVVTFKIYNKKISLIA, via the coding sequence ATGGTTAAATACTATGGTGGAGGCATGAAAATATCACCTATGGCTGAAATTGACGATGGTTTTTTTGTTTTGTGTGTAATTAAAGAAATACCTAAAATCAAACTACTTGTTCTTTTCCCTTCTGTATTCAAAGGTGAGCATAAGAAATATAATAAATATGTGAGGTTTTATAAAGCAAAGAATATAAACATAAAAACTAAGGATAATTTATATTTAAATGTAGACGGGGAGATATATGAAACTAATAAAGTTGTAACCTTCAAAATATACAATAAAAAAATAAGTTTAATAGCTTAA
- a CDS encoding YkuS family protein: protein MPKRIAVQQGLNEIKERLIRDGYEVFDIDSGRNVEAVIYMADGYNIPDYSQFTNMNEGTSADIGRGMILINAKNKSIEEIEYIIENRVYTRIFDYE, encoded by the coding sequence ATGCCTAAAAGAATAGCTGTTCAACAGGGTTTAAATGAAATAAAAGAGAGGCTTATAAGGGATGGATATGAAGTATTTGATATAGACTCAGGTCGTAATGTAGAAGCAGTAATATATATGGCTGACGGCTATAACATACCTGATTATAGTCAGTTTACAAATATGAATGAAGGAACAAGCGCAGATATAGGTAGAGGAATGATTTTAATAAATGCAAAAAATAAATCGATAGAGGAGATTGAATACATTATTGAAAATAGAGTTTATACTAGAATATTTGATTACGAGTAA
- a CDS encoding diacylglycerol/lipid kinase family protein: MLFIINPIAGGDRAKNIHPLIEEIMENTNITYKIVYTKGHNDATRIAYDAIKKGYKTIVAVGGDGTINEVAKGIIKAGKGTLGIIPGGTGNDLVRSLNIPIDPKEALQVILTGKTKKIDVGEANGKVFLNVASVGFDSEIAKNTEKIKKHIKNKFAYTVGLLKTLITYKNKKVEIILDNNVKINTNLLLLAVANG; this comes from the coding sequence ATGCTTTTTATTATAAATCCTATTGCTGGTGGGGATAGGGCTAAAAACATTCATCCATTAATAGAAGAAATTATGGAAAATACAAATATAACATATAAAATAGTTTACACTAAAGGTCATAATGATGCCACTAGAATTGCTTATGATGCAATTAAGAAAGGATATAAGACAATTGTAGCCGTAGGTGGAGATGGAACGATAAACGAAGTAGCTAAAGGTATTATTAAAGCAGGTAAAGGTACATTAGGCATAATACCAGGTGGGACAGGTAATGATTTAGTAAGAAGTCTAAACATACCTATAGACCCTAAAGAGGCATTACAAGTTATTTTAACTGGAAAAACGAAAAAAATTGATGTAGGCGAGGCAAATGGAAAAGTGTTTTTAAATGTAGCTAGTGTTGGATTTGATTCAGAAATAGCAAAAAATACAGAAAAAATAAAAAAACATATAAAAAATAAATTTGCTTATACTGTAGGATTATTAAAGACTTTAATTACATATAAAAATAAGAAGGTTGAAATTATACTAGATAATAATGTTAAAATCAATACTAACCTATTACTGTTAGCGGTAGCTAATGGTTAA
- the yyaC gene encoding spore protease YyaC yields MTISLNRKKDSVNVDSPFAIPTFSKMIINHLNEFIDNDYNDLVLVCIGTDRSTGDCLGPLVGYKLTKLLKNYSKVHILGTLDEPVHAKNLDDKIKMINNKYDKPFIIAIDASLGSLERIGYVTVANGPLKPGTGVNKDLPNIGDIHITGVVNLGGFMEYVILQNTRLSTVMRIANVIANSVSYSIWKISKKEKQPV; encoded by the coding sequence ATGACTATATCCCTTAATAGAAAAAAGGACAGTGTTAATGTTGATTCACCCTTCGCCATACCTACCTTTAGTAAAATGATAATAAACCATCTTAATGAGTTTATAGATAATGATTATAACGATTTGGTTTTAGTTTGTATTGGTACCGACCGTTCTACCGGAGATTGTTTAGGCCCTCTAGTTGGATACAAACTTACTAAGTTACTAAAAAATTATTCTAAAGTTCATATATTAGGTACATTAGATGAGCCTGTTCATGCTAAAAATCTAGATGATAAGATAAAAATGATAAATAATAAATATGATAAACCTTTTATTATTGCAATAGATGCATCTCTTGGTAGTCTTGAAAGGATTGGATATGTAACTGTAGCTAATGGGCCATTAAAACCAGGAACTGGGGTTAATAAAGATTTGCCTAATATAGGAGATATTCATATAACGGGTGTGGTTAATTTAGGTGGCTTTATGGAATATGTTATTTTACAAAACACTAGGTTAAGCACTGTGATGAGAATAGCAAATGTCATTGCTAATTCTGTATCATATAGCATATGGAAAATATCTAAAAAAGAAAAGCAACCTGTTTAA